In Gemmobacter sp. 24YEA27, a genomic segment contains:
- a CDS encoding YggS family pyridoxal phosphate-dependent enzyme: MSLTGITARLRAAELAAGCEAGSVTLIAVSKVQPGPRVEAVLDEGQRVFGENYVQEAAFKWPIWKAKYPGVKLHMIGPLQSNKAKVAVDLFDAIHSVDRPSLAERLATLANARGASPDIFIQINTGEEPQKAGILPGQADDFISACRAMYLPVVGLMCIPPDGEDPVPHFKMLAGIAARNGVEGLSMGMSSDFELAVAHGATHIRVGSAIFGDRA; the protein is encoded by the coding sequence ATGTCACTTACCGGGATCACCGCAAGGCTGCGCGCCGCCGAACTGGCCGCGGGCTGCGAAGCGGGCTCTGTTACGCTGATTGCGGTTTCGAAAGTACAGCCCGGCCCGCGGGTCGAGGCGGTGCTGGATGAAGGCCAGCGCGTCTTCGGCGAGAATTACGTCCAGGAGGCGGCTTTCAAATGGCCCATCTGGAAGGCAAAATACCCCGGCGTAAAGCTGCATATGATCGGGCCCTTGCAAAGCAACAAGGCAAAGGTCGCGGTCGATCTTTTCGATGCGATCCATTCCGTTGACCGCCCCTCGCTGGCCGAGCGACTGGCGACCCTTGCCAATGCGCGCGGCGCCAGCCCCGATATTTTCATCCAGATCAACACCGGCGAAGAGCCGCAAAAGGCCGGTATCCTGCCGGGCCAGGCCGATGATTTCATCTCGGCCTGCCGCGCGATGTATCTGCCGGTCGTCGGGCTGATGTGCATTCCGCCCGATGGCGAAGATCCGGTGCCGCATTTTAAAATGCTGGCCGGGATCGCGGCGCGCAACGGGGTCGAGGGGCTCTCGATGGGGATGAGCTCGGATTTCGAGCTTGCCGTGGCGCATGGGGCAACCCATATCCGCGTCGGCTCGGCGATTTTCGGGGATCGTGCCTAG
- a CDS encoding porin, with product MKKLLIATTALVAGASAATADVTISGYGRFGLQYVEDRGTDLENTIISSRLRLNVDATTETDVGVTFGARLRLQYDDGDTQTNGNAARFSVGYEGLTVQVGNVDTAWDSVGLTYDSEMGYEDSSFGDSVNPFFAYNSKSQNSGYQGVAATYSIADVNLYFSYIDPDQYVADLNGPLSSFSHGIAGVGVKEEIGLAADWSNGQISVAAAINLNSAGIADFDTYFIGGAYNFGDGNVGLNYYNYDDSVDDVSQVTLYGNYTFGATTLKAYVSDLDLSGADTAYGIGADYSLGEGARLSGAIQSGFAGQTVADVGVRFDF from the coding sequence ATGAAAAAGCTTCTTATCGCAACCACCGCACTGGTTGCCGGCGCTTCGGCTGCTACCGCTGACGTGACCATTTCGGGCTACGGTCGTTTCGGTCTGCAATATGTCGAAGACCGCGGCACCGACCTGGAAAACACCATCATCTCGTCGCGTCTGCGTCTGAACGTCGATGCAACCACTGAAACCGACGTCGGCGTGACCTTCGGTGCACGTCTGCGCCTGCAGTACGATGACGGCGACACCCAGACCAATGGCAACGCAGCCCGTTTCTCGGTTGGCTACGAAGGCCTGACGGTTCAGGTTGGCAACGTCGACACCGCATGGGACTCGGTTGGCCTGACTTATGATTCGGAAATGGGCTACGAAGACAGCTCGTTCGGCGACTCGGTCAACCCGTTCTTCGCTTACAACTCCAAGAGCCAGAACAGCGGCTACCAGGGCGTTGCAGCGACCTACTCGATCGCTGACGTGAATCTGTACTTCTCGTACATTGATCCGGACCAGTACGTCGCTGACCTGAATGGCCCGCTTTCCTCGTTCTCGCACGGCATTGCTGGCGTGGGCGTCAAGGAAGAAATCGGCCTTGCTGCTGACTGGTCGAATGGCCAGATCTCGGTTGCTGCTGCGATCAACCTGAACTCGGCTGGCATCGCTGACTTCGACACCTACTTCATCGGTGGTGCGTATAACTTCGGCGACGGCAATGTCGGCCTGAACTACTACAACTACGACGACAGCGTCGATGACGTTTCGCAAGTTACCCTCTACGGTAACTACACCTTCGGCGCGACCACGCTGAAAGCCTATGTTTCGGACCTGGACCTCTCGGGTGCAGACACCGCATACGGCATCGGCGCTGACTACTCGCTCGGCGAAGGCGCACGCCTCTCGGGCGCGATCCAGTCGGGCTTCGCTGGCCAGACCGTTGCAGACGTCGGCGTTCGCTTCGACTTCTGA
- a CDS encoding DUF3576 domain-containing protein, with translation MALAKSARSLLCGGLLVTLAACGGNTGGTADGTRAGARSGNQGAAELGNSRERSNRAGGTIWNLFGNGEDPNTTVEVNKYIWQASLEVLNFLPIESIDPFTGVIVTGYGRPPGGGRAYRATIYVQDPALEARSLKLALQSQGGGAVAPETVRAVEDAILTRARQLRVRDSKL, from the coding sequence ATGGCTCTGGCGAAATCCGCGCGCAGCCTGCTTTGTGGCGGCCTGCTTGTTACCCTTGCGGCCTGCGGCGGCAATACTGGTGGAACCGCGGACGGGACCCGCGCCGGGGCGAGATCCGGCAATCAGGGCGCGGCAGAACTGGGCAATTCCCGCGAAAGATCAAACCGCGCAGGCGGCACGATCTGGAATCTCTTCGGCAATGGCGAAGATCCAAACACCACTGTCGAGGTGAACAAGTACATCTGGCAGGCCTCGCTAGAAGTTCTGAATTTCCTGCCGATCGAAAGCATTGACCCCTTTACCGGCGTGATCGTCACCGGCTATGGTCGCCCGCCGGGTGGTGGCCGTGCCTACCGCGCCACGATCTATGTGCAGGATCCGGCACTTGAGGCACGCAGCCTGAAGCTCGCATTGCAAAGTCAGGGCGGCGGCGCCGTGGCACCCGAGACCGTTCGCGCGGTGGAGGATGCGATTCTCACCCGGGCGCGGCAGCTCCGGGTCCGGGACAGCAAACTCTGA
- the holA gene encoding DNA polymerase III subunit delta, with product MLLRGAEANRYMAKPDPSRAGLLIFGADTMRVALKRQAAILALIGPEGEAEMRLARMSGADLRKDQAALSDAVKAVGFFPGPRVAFVEDATDGLTATFTEALKDWKPGDAVIVATAGDLKGKSALKSLFEKMPHAVCIGLYDDPPTREEIEAELARAGLAQIPAAVMDDLTQLARALDPGDFRQTLEKIALYKWQDPTPLTPDEVAALAPATIDAEVDELLNAVAEGQSRQVGMLMLRLGGQGVLPVTLCIQALRYFRTLHLAASDPGGAGNGLQKARVFGPRRDRMQGQLRKWGMLSLEPAIADLVEADLTLRSTMKVPGLALVERVFLRIAARAGR from the coding sequence ATGCTGCTGCGCGGCGCCGAGGCCAATCGTTACATGGCAAAGCCTGACCCCAGCCGTGCGGGGCTGCTGATCTTTGGTGCCGATACGATGCGGGTCGCGCTGAAGCGCCAGGCGGCGATTCTGGCGCTGATCGGGCCCGAGGGCGAGGCCGAGATGCGGCTTGCGCGCATGTCGGGCGCGGATCTGCGCAAGGACCAGGCGGCGCTGTCGGATGCGGTCAAGGCGGTTGGTTTCTTCCCCGGGCCCCGTGTGGCCTTTGTCGAGGATGCAACCGACGGGCTGACCGCCACCTTCACCGAGGCGCTGAAGGACTGGAAGCCGGGCGATGCGGTGATCGTTGCCACGGCGGGCGACCTGAAGGGCAAATCGGCACTTAAGTCATTGTTTGAAAAGATGCCCCATGCGGTTTGCATCGGGCTTTATGACGATCCGCCAACCCGCGAAGAGATCGAAGCCGAACTGGCCAGAGCCGGGCTCGCGCAGATCCCGGCGGCGGTGATGGATGATCTGACGCAGCTTGCGCGGGCGCTGGATCCGGGTGACTTTCGGCAGACGCTTGAGAAGATCGCGCTGTATAAATGGCAGGATCCGACGCCTTTGACGCCGGATGAGGTCGCGGCACTGGCACCGGCAACGATTGACGCCGAGGTGGACGAGCTCCTGAATGCCGTGGCCGAGGGGCAAAGCCGCCAGGTCGGTATGCTGATGCTGCGGCTGGGAGGGCAGGGCGTATTGCCGGTAACCCTCTGCATCCAGGCGTTACGGTATTTCCGCACACTGCATCTTGCGGCAAGCGATCCGGGCGGCGCAGGCAATGGCTTGCAAAAGGCGCGGGTCTTCGGGCCGCGCCGGGATCGGATGCAGGGGCAGCTCAGGAAATGGGGCATGCTCAGCCTGGAACCCGCCATCGCCGATCTGGTCGAGGCGGACCTGACGCTGCGCTCGACGATGAAAGTGCCGGGGCTTGCGCTGGTCGAGCGCGTCTTTCTGCGGATCGCGGCGCGGGCGGGGCGCTGA
- the lptE gene encoding LPS assembly lipoprotein LptE, protein MGTDRRTFLLMPLALAACGFTPAYKKGGPAEALLGQVRAADPDTKEAFAFVQRIEERLGRPERHLYDLDYAITTKTDGVGVTADNRTTRYNISGVVTFRISDTLSGTVLASGRAQSFTAFNATGSTVAMLAAEEDAQSRLMSILADQVVARLIAEMAALQRRNSARASSPSAG, encoded by the coding sequence GTGGGGACTGACCGGCGGACCTTCCTGCTGATGCCGCTGGCGCTTGCCGCCTGCGGCTTTACCCCCGCCTATAAGAAGGGCGGACCGGCCGAGGCCCTGCTGGGCCAGGTGCGCGCAGCCGACCCCGATACCAAAGAGGCTTTTGCCTTTGTGCAGCGAATCGAGGAGCGTCTCGGGCGGCCCGAGCGCCATCTTTATGACCTCGACTATGCCATCACGACCAAAACGGACGGCGTCGGCGTCACCGCAGACAACCGTACCACGCGCTACAATATTTCCGGCGTCGTGACCTTCCGCATCTCGGATACGCTCAGCGGCACCGTGCTCGCAAGCGGGCGGGCGCAAAGCTTCACCGCCTTCAACGCGACCGGCTCGACCGTGGCGATGCTGGCGGCAGAGGAAGATGCGCAAAGCCGGCTGATGTCGATTCTTGCCGATCAGGTCGTGGCGCGGCTGATCGCGGAAATGGCGGCGCTGCAACGGCGCAACAGCGCACGCGCCTCCAGCCCTTCGGCCGGCTGA
- the leuS gene encoding leucine--tRNA ligase gives MSRYEPGQIEKKWQSAWDEAGVFTAKIDPAKPKYYVLEMFPYPSGRIHMGHVRNYTMGDVVARYKSSCGFSVLHPMGWDAFGMPAENAAMERGGHPKDWTYGNIAVMKDQMKPLGLSIDWSREFATCDPEYYGQQQAMFLDMLEAGLVYRKAAVVNWDPVDMTVLANEQVENGRGWRSGALVERKELTQWFFKISAMADDLLSALDGLEKWPEKVRLMQANWIGKSQGLQFAFETVNAPEGFEKLEVYTTRPDTLGGASFAGISADHPLAKVLAGKNEAIAAFAAECRKGGTTAEEIETAEKIGFDTGVRVRHPLDPSVELPIWIANFILMDYGTGAIFGCPGHDQRDFEFATKYSLPIIPVFVPEGGAETVLTEPFVPAKSERVTYIRNVAGAGVKTGEQGILDAIALAEEKGFGEGVTKFRLRDWGLSRQRYWGCPIPVVHCPTCGVVPEKKENLPVELPYDVSFDKPGNPLDRHPTWRDVPCPKCGQAAKRETDTMDTFVDSSWYFTRFTAPRATTPTVAADAEYWMNVDQYIGGIEHAILHLLYSRYFARAMNVTGHLPAKSREPFDALFTQGMVTHEIYKTTDDKGRPVYHLPEDVIRQDSGVTLADGRSVEVIPSAKMSKSKKNVVDPMNIIASYGADTARWFVMSDSPPERDIEWTASGADATSKHLTRVWTLSDRVASMPSDYAGTGDLELQKAVARAVVEVTKSIEGFAFNKAIAVLYGLTNTLAKADASALVAQAAMRVLAQLMQPMTPHLAEEIWAMQGGEGLCAQAGWPKADPALLVDDVITLPIQINGKKRAEISVPKDLAASEVEKLALAHEDVVKFLGGNAVKKIIVVPGRIINVVA, from the coding sequence ATGTCGCGCTACGAACCCGGTCAGATCGAGAAGAAATGGCAATCCGCCTGGGATGAGGCCGGGGTTTTCACGGCGAAAATCGACCCGGCAAAGCCGAAATATTACGTGCTTGAGATGTTCCCCTATCCGTCGGGGCGCATCCATATGGGCCATGTGCGCAATTACACGATGGGCGATGTGGTCGCGCGCTATAAGTCGTCCTGCGGCTTTTCGGTGCTGCATCCGATGGGCTGGGATGCTTTCGGGATGCCTGCGGAAAACGCGGCGATGGAGCGGGGCGGCCATCCCAAAGACTGGACCTATGGCAATATCGCCGTGATGAAGGACCAGATGAAACCGCTGGGCCTGTCGATCGACTGGAGCCGCGAGTTTGCCACCTGCGACCCGGAATATTACGGCCAGCAACAGGCGATGTTCCTCGATATGCTCGAGGCCGGGCTGGTGTATCGCAAGGCCGCCGTCGTCAACTGGGACCCGGTCGATATGACCGTGCTCGCCAATGAGCAGGTCGAGAACGGGCGCGGCTGGCGCTCGGGCGCGCTGGTTGAACGCAAAGAGCTGACGCAGTGGTTCTTCAAGATCTCGGCCATGGCCGATGATCTGCTGAGCGCGCTCGACGGGCTGGAGAAATGGCCGGAGAAAGTGCGGCTGATGCAGGCGAACTGGATCGGCAAATCGCAGGGCCTGCAATTCGCGTTCGAGACGGTGAATGCGCCGGAAGGCTTTGAAAAGCTGGAAGTCTACACGACCCGCCCCGATACGCTGGGCGGCGCGAGCTTTGCCGGGATCTCGGCCGATCATCCGCTGGCAAAAGTGCTGGCCGGGAAGAACGAGGCCATCGCGGCCTTTGCCGCCGAATGCCGCAAGGGCGGCACCACCGCCGAAGAGATCGAAACCGCTGAAAAGATCGGCTTCGACACCGGCGTGCGGGTGCGCCATCCGCTGGATCCTTCCGTCGAGCTGCCGATCTGGATCGCGAATTTCATCCTGATGGATTACGGCACCGGCGCGATTTTTGGCTGCCCGGGCCATGATCAGCGCGACTTCGAATTCGCGACCAAATACAGCCTTCCGATCATCCCGGTCTTTGTCCCGGAAGGCGGAGCCGAGACGGTGCTCACGGAACCCTTCGTCCCGGCGAAATCCGAGCGCGTCACCTATATCCGCAATGTCGCCGGGGCCGGGGTCAAAACCGGTGAACAGGGTATTCTCGATGCCATCGCGCTGGCCGAAGAAAAGGGCTTTGGCGAGGGCGTGACCAAATTCCGCCTGCGCGACTGGGGCCTGTCGCGCCAGCGCTACTGGGGTTGCCCGATCCCGGTGGTCCATTGCCCGACCTGCGGCGTGGTGCCCGAGAAGAAAGAGAACCTCCCCGTCGAGCTGCCCTATGATGTAAGCTTCGACAAGCCCGGCAATCCGCTGGACCGCCACCCGACCTGGCGCGATGTCCCTTGCCCGAAATGCGGCCAGGCGGCAAAGCGCGAGACGGATACGATGGATACTTTCGTCGATTCGTCCTGGTATTTCACCCGCTTTACCGCGCCGCGCGCCACCACGCCGACTGTGGCGGCTGACGCGGAATACTGGATGAATGTCGACCAGTATATCGGCGGCATCGAACACGCGATCCTGCATCTTCTGTATTCGCGCTACTTTGCGCGGGCGATGAATGTGACCGGCCATTTGCCCGCGAAATCGCGCGAGCCGTTCGATGCGCTGTTCACGCAGGGCATGGTCACGCATGAGATCTACAAGACCACCGATGACAAGGGCCGCCCGGTCTATCACCTGCCTGAAGATGTGATCCGCCAGGACAGCGGTGTGACCCTTGCCGATGGCAGGTCGGTCGAGGTGATCCCTTCGGCCAAGATGTCGAAATCAAAGAAAAACGTTGTCGATCCGATGAATATCATCGCCTCATATGGCGCGGATACCGCGCGCTGGTTCGTGATGTCGGACAGCCCGCCCGAGCGGGATATCGAATGGACGGCCTCGGGCGCCGATGCCACCAGCAAGCACCTGACCCGCGTCTGGACGCTGTCGGACCGCGTCGCCTCGATGCCATCGGATTATGCCGGCACCGGTGACCTCGAGCTGCAAAAGGCGGTGGCGCGGGCGGTGGTCGAGGTCACGAAGTCGATCGAGGGCTTTGCCTTCAACAAGGCGATTGCCGTGCTTTACGGGCTGACCAATACGCTGGCGAAAGCCGATGCCTCGGCGCTGGTCGCGCAAGCTGCGATGCGGGTGCTGGCGCAACTGATGCAGCCGATGACGCCGCATCTGGCCGAGGAAATCTGGGCCATGCAGGGCGGCGAAGGGCTTTGTGCTCAGGCTGGCTGGCCGAAAGCCGACCCGGCGCTGCTGGTCGATGATGTGATCACGCTGCCGATCCAGATCAACGGCAAGAAACGTGCGGAAATCAGCGTGCCGAAGGATCTTGCCGCTTCCGAGGTTGAAAAGCTGGCGCTGGCCCATGAGGATGTGGTGAAATTCCTCGGTGGCAATGCGGTGAAGAAGATCATCGTGGTGCCGGGGCGCATCATCAACGTCGTCGCGTGA